Proteins from a single region of Pseudomonadota bacterium:
- the aroC gene encoding chorismate synthase, with the protein MASSIGHLFRATTFGESHGGGVGVIVDGCPARLALDAQEIQADLDRRRPGQSGLTTPRREADRVEILSGLFEGLTLGSPIAMLVRNQDARPQAYEPIKDLYRPSHADYTTQAKYGIRNWQGGGRASARETIGRVAAGAVARKLLRCAAGVEVVAWVRSIHGLEANVHPGQVQAQEVEATPVRCPDPIVAKDMIERIEEAKRQQDSLGGVVECAARGVPPGLGEPVFDKLEADLAKALLSLPACKGFEVGSGFAGTQLRGSEHNDAFVPGTHGQPRTPSNRSGGIQGGISNSEPIVLRAAFKPTATISQAQQTVDRHNRPVTLQARGRHDPCVLPRAVPMVEAMVLLVLADHWLRQHALDVLLRLKEGPAET; encoded by the coding sequence GTGGCAAGCAGCATCGGTCATTTGTTTCGCGCAACGACCTTCGGTGAGTCGCACGGTGGCGGGGTTGGTGTGATCGTCGACGGCTGCCCGGCCCGACTGGCGCTCGACGCGCAGGAGATCCAGGCGGACCTGGATCGCCGGCGCCCCGGACAGAGCGGACTGACGACCCCGCGGCGCGAAGCGGATCGGGTCGAGATCCTATCCGGCCTTTTCGAGGGGCTGACACTGGGAAGCCCCATCGCCATGCTCGTGCGCAACCAGGACGCCCGGCCACAAGCGTACGAGCCGATCAAGGACCTGTACCGACCCTCCCACGCGGATTACACCACGCAGGCCAAGTACGGCATCCGCAACTGGCAGGGAGGCGGGCGCGCGAGCGCGCGCGAAACCATCGGGCGCGTGGCGGCGGGCGCCGTAGCGAGGAAACTGCTGCGTTGCGCGGCAGGCGTCGAGGTCGTTGCCTGGGTTCGCAGCATCCATGGGCTCGAGGCGAATGTGCATCCCGGCCAGGTGCAGGCTCAGGAGGTCGAGGCAACCCCGGTGCGCTGCCCGGATCCGATCGTCGCAAAGGACATGATCGAGCGCATCGAGGAGGCCAAGCGCCAGCAGGATTCCCTGGGTGGCGTCGTCGAGTGCGCCGCGCGGGGCGTCCCGCCGGGCCTGGGAGAGCCCGTCTTCGACAAGCTCGAGGCCGATCTGGCAAAGGCGCTGCTGTCGCTGCCCGCTTGCAAGGGCTTCGAGGTAGGCAGCGGCTTCGCCGGCACCCAGCTACGCGGCAGCGAGCACAACGACGCTTTCGTGCCCGGTACGCACGGGCAGCCGCGGACCCCCAGCAACCGGTCCGGCGGCATTCAAGGTGGCATCAGCAACAGTGAGCCCATCGTATTGCGGGCTGCCTTCAAGCCCACGGCCACGATCTCCCAGGCACAACAGACCGTGGACCGTCACAACAGGCCGGTAACTCTGCAGGCCCGTGGCCGGCACGACCCGTGCGTGCTGCCACGGGCCGTGCCCATGGTGGAAGCAATGGTGCTGCTCGTACTCGCTGACCATTGGCTGCGCCAGCACGCGCTGGACGTGCTTCTCCGCCTGAAGGAGGGCCCGGCGGAGACGTAA
- a CDS encoding Ig-like domain-containing protein, with the protein MRIRKDWRIGTLACALALSGSLAGCSCDDDGRDPLPAPPLAELESIEVSPVSGSLEIGSPESIQLTVTGNFEDGMRIDVTAMAMWASSDPNIVNVSPTGVVAPGTSPGVADVVATVVRLGDNMPLTSQATITVTDRPQVDEVQISPPDQVIAVGTSANFTATAIYTDGTNRSVTGIAQWLSSDPSVAVPDPVVSGRFNGVAPGMAMVTAMDPSGVMGTALLTVKAPMLLAIEVTYRTPGTTSVLPGTTAQLVATGIYDDASRQEITNDVMWASEQTGIATVDADGVVMGVASGTVNITATLGDQTGMLTVVVADAVPLSLSLTPATATVPVNGTVSLMATATFSDNTAADVTTQTMWASSDESKATVAAGQVLGKAKTDAGAPATITATYTRGGETVVATAAIVVTASPTRLEVTPAAPPVLAKGLTQNFRATMHYSDGSTVDVTSDANVTWTSSNEAAATVSNAAGNKGQVEAVADGVTQITASFNDRMGTMIASLPVALRTSDAAVTSIEVSPASESVPATLKVAYRAVGTFSDSSTRDITAEVTWSSSASTVVSISNAELSRGLAEALAAGMATITATHPGTGQTGTTTLTVTGATLSSIDVQPGSQTINQGETLQYTATGRFSDGSSHDLTNDSRTTWRSSAAAVATVSTAAGSQGLATAVMFGSATIHATRGSITNSASLTVVSTEVASITASIDAPTLPEGRTGQISLQATYTDGSSRPISAELASYSSSAPTIAQVSSAAGSKGLVTGLEAGGTGSGNSASATITVSFGGKSASVAVAVIDCAFDGLTVIPAGVTVPKGVSRQFQALASYPACGAVSSGGTYDVTGAALWTVSNTAVASVSNAAGSAGLAMALPGAASGASATVTATLGTLSDSQSLTVTGACAESLTVAPLDPTIPVGVTKQLSTSVSMSDGSTTTTYPGVQFSGVSGGAVDVTGAMVTGIAAGSETVTASISVADGGCTAISAETTFTVSGATLTGISVNPTSQTVPLGSSASFAATGNYSDGTSHDITTATGTDWSTVNPGLAEPTAPKGTILAKAEGTTSVIASNSSLTGTAQLTVVNKQITKIAINVDTNVAAGTACAFEGNYPVGVDIGYTATATYTDDSTAPVTADVTWSTSDATVASFKTGSGSRRHYLHAHKAGSAVIDACLGGVCASASSSAASRTLTVSASLSLTAVEIRATAGFGDLQIGAFRDFRAFVIHGSGECDVTTASSWTVEAPMPAGVLSISSSPPNEGRATAGAVAGGGSANIKVTFLALSDVRGLSISGTCFDGLSISPSSLTVNAGRSGTLTVSGRRSDGSTTTNVGGVTWSTSDNGVCTVTGGTVQGVAPGSCTVTASLSGGTVCDQVTSPITATASVAVDERVLTGIAVSCPEVPASGIPALFMTDCIATGAFSTGPTADITEQVTWSSSLAAVAAVSNDPGSKGMVTTTTPGTAIIQAAQGVIAGTFSLAVNGATLDTITLAPGSASKPVGFQEQFKATGLYINPTQQFDLTDQVTWASTDATKVSVSSSGLASFVAQTPTPNSIGSEDPSVTASKDGKTGSALANVNAATLASIALSPHPVTVAEGLTQTFTAEGTYSDNNTSDVSGQVTWSTANGNVATVDSSGVAIGAGQGSTQVRATLGQVFGEATITVSSACITGITIQPATLGRPAGVPVQFVATALLSDGPTIDVTDAAESAWSSSEPGVMPAPSSANSYRPVTTAPGSSTVSLTYTSSALCTNVGSGGALTVNVPVTVSSASLTSISISPDGADVPVGTTLQYMAAGNYSDGTTHDITSVVTWQSLNATALAEQGGGRMRGVNETGGLTVLVSASLGTLEATVNARVTSGVLSSIALSAEDSTAADCALSSTVSPSHPAGGRRLMAHAMGTFSDGRTAPLIGQVTWSSSDDAIATVDSTGMITTGSAGSVTITATSGSTTANMTLSVVGGAASNLFINNGAPEARVVLGNTETSLYAEVTLGGVQYCVSRDTNWSSANTGVVDVSNAAGSEGLLTTVAVDTANVTATLGTLMDVIPVVVSNETLSSVEVLPSTLALSVGGTGQLRAWGVFSAGTRNEITSDASTTWSTPASSSATVSSEGLVTCGSAGTTTVTASAPSGSGGMPAGTATVTCQ; encoded by the coding sequence ATGCGTATACGGAAGGATTGGCGGATCGGGACCCTGGCTTGCGCGCTGGCGCTTTCAGGCTCCCTGGCGGGCTGTAGCTGCGACGACGATGGGCGGGATCCCCTCCCGGCGCCCCCACTTGCCGAGCTCGAGTCCATCGAGGTGAGTCCCGTCTCCGGCAGCTTGGAGATCGGCAGCCCCGAGAGCATTCAGCTGACGGTGACGGGCAACTTCGAAGACGGCATGAGGATCGACGTGACTGCCATGGCCATGTGGGCATCGTCCGATCCGAACATCGTGAACGTCAGTCCAACCGGTGTGGTCGCGCCCGGCACATCGCCCGGCGTGGCGGACGTGGTGGCAACCGTGGTGCGCCTCGGCGACAACATGCCTCTCACGTCGCAGGCCACCATCACCGTCACGGACAGGCCCCAGGTGGATGAGGTCCAGATCAGCCCACCGGACCAGGTGATCGCCGTCGGCACGTCGGCGAATTTCACTGCGACCGCCATCTATACAGACGGGACCAACCGTTCCGTCACCGGGATCGCGCAGTGGCTTTCGAGCGACCCGAGCGTGGCGGTTCCGGACCCTGTGGTTTCGGGCCGTTTCAACGGCGTCGCGCCCGGCATGGCAATGGTGACCGCCATGGATCCGAGCGGCGTGATGGGCACGGCCCTTCTTACCGTGAAGGCGCCGATGCTGCTGGCGATCGAGGTGACGTACAGGACACCGGGGACGACCAGCGTCCTGCCGGGCACGACCGCTCAACTCGTGGCGACCGGGATCTACGACGACGCTTCCCGGCAAGAGATCACCAACGACGTCATGTGGGCGAGCGAGCAGACCGGCATCGCCACCGTGGATGCCGACGGAGTGGTCATGGGTGTCGCCTCCGGTACCGTCAACATCACGGCTACGCTGGGTGACCAGACCGGCATGCTGACCGTAGTAGTCGCCGACGCGGTGCCCCTTTCGCTCAGCCTAACTCCGGCCACGGCCACCGTGCCGGTCAACGGAACCGTGAGCCTGATGGCGACGGCCACGTTCTCCGACAACACGGCAGCTGACGTGACCACACAGACCATGTGGGCGAGCTCCGACGAGAGCAAGGCTACGGTTGCGGCGGGGCAGGTGCTCGGCAAGGCAAAGACCGACGCCGGGGCACCGGCGACGATCACCGCTACCTACACACGCGGCGGCGAGACCGTCGTGGCGACGGCGGCGATCGTGGTGACCGCCTCGCCCACGCGCCTGGAGGTGACGCCGGCCGCACCGCCGGTGCTGGCCAAGGGCCTGACGCAGAACTTCAGGGCCACGATGCACTACAGCGATGGCTCCACCGTGGACGTGACCTCGGATGCCAACGTCACCTGGACGAGCTCCAACGAGGCCGCGGCCACGGTCTCGAATGCCGCCGGGAACAAGGGTCAGGTTGAAGCGGTAGCCGACGGCGTGACCCAGATCACAGCCAGCTTCAACGACCGCATGGGCACGATGATAGCCTCGTTGCCCGTCGCTCTGCGGACAAGCGATGCTGCGGTGACGAGCATCGAGGTGTCGCCAGCTTCAGAGAGTGTTCCAGCTACGCTCAAGGTGGCGTACCGGGCAGTGGGCACCTTCAGCGACAGCAGCACCAGAGACATCACCGCGGAAGTCACGTGGAGCAGCAGCGCGTCCACCGTGGTCAGCATCTCGAACGCGGAGCTGAGCCGAGGTTTGGCCGAGGCCCTTGCTGCGGGGATGGCCACCATCACCGCCACGCACCCTGGAACCGGCCAGACAGGGACCACCACGCTCACGGTCACCGGCGCCACGCTGTCCAGCATCGACGTCCAGCCGGGCTCTCAGACCATCAACCAGGGAGAGACCCTGCAGTATACTGCCACGGGTCGCTTCTCCGACGGCAGCAGCCACGACCTGACCAACGACTCCCGCACCACCTGGAGGAGCAGCGCCGCCGCGGTGGCGACGGTTTCCACTGCAGCCGGCAGTCAAGGCTTGGCCACCGCAGTGATGTTCGGCTCGGCTACCATCCACGCCACGCGCGGCTCCATCACGAACAGCGCGTCGCTCACCGTGGTCTCGACCGAGGTGGCCTCGATCACGGCGAGCATCGACGCTCCCACGCTGCCCGAAGGCCGTACCGGGCAGATCAGCCTGCAGGCGACCTACACCGATGGAAGCTCACGGCCCATCAGTGCCGAGCTTGCCAGCTACTCGTCGTCTGCCCCGACCATCGCGCAGGTTAGCAGCGCGGCCGGCAGCAAGGGTCTTGTTACCGGGCTCGAAGCCGGCGGGACCGGTTCGGGCAACTCGGCTTCGGCCACGATCACGGTCAGCTTCGGGGGCAAGTCGGCCAGCGTCGCGGTGGCGGTGATCGACTGCGCATTCGACGGGCTCACGGTTATCCCCGCTGGCGTCACCGTGCCCAAGGGGGTCAGCCGTCAGTTCCAGGCTCTGGCGAGCTACCCTGCCTGCGGTGCCGTCAGCTCTGGCGGAACCTACGACGTGACCGGGGCCGCTCTGTGGACCGTCAGCAACACGGCTGTGGCAAGCGTATCCAACGCCGCGGGCAGTGCGGGTCTGGCCATGGCCCTGCCGGGCGCAGCGAGCGGCGCATCGGCCACGGTAACCGCCACGCTGGGCACCCTGAGCGACTCGCAGTCTCTGACGGTCACGGGCGCGTGCGCCGAGAGCCTCACGGTGGCGCCGCTCGATCCGACGATCCCAGTGGGCGTCACCAAGCAGCTGTCGACCTCGGTCAGCATGAGCGACGGCAGTACCACCACCACCTATCCTGGAGTCCAGTTCTCCGGGGTCAGCGGCGGGGCCGTGGATGTCACGGGTGCCATGGTGACAGGCATCGCCGCAGGCAGCGAGACGGTTACCGCCAGCATTTCGGTGGCCGACGGAGGTTGCACGGCGATCAGCGCCGAAACCACGTTCACGGTCAGCGGCGCCACACTGACGGGCATCAGCGTGAACCCCACCTCGCAGACGGTTCCCCTGGGTTCCAGCGCGTCGTTTGCTGCGACGGGCAACTACAGCGACGGGACCAGTCACGACATCACCACGGCTACGGGGACCGACTGGAGCACCGTCAATCCCGGTCTAGCCGAGCCGACCGCCCCCAAGGGCACGATCCTGGCGAAGGCCGAAGGCACGACGTCGGTCATCGCGTCGAACTCTTCGCTCACGGGCACGGCCCAGCTAACCGTGGTGAACAAGCAGATCACCAAGATCGCGATCAACGTCGACACCAACGTGGCTGCGGGCACGGCGTGCGCCTTCGAGGGCAACTACCCGGTGGGTGTCGATATCGGCTATACGGCCACGGCCACCTACACCGATGACTCCACCGCCCCGGTGACTGCGGACGTCACCTGGTCCACCAGCGACGCCACGGTGGCGTCGTTCAAGACGGGCAGCGGCTCACGCAGGCACTACTTGCACGCCCACAAGGCGGGCTCGGCAGTGATCGACGCCTGCCTCGGCGGCGTCTGCGCTTCGGCTTCGTCGAGCGCCGCGTCTCGCACGCTCACGGTGAGTGCGTCGCTGTCCCTGACGGCGGTCGAGATCCGTGCGACGGCCGGCTTCGGCGACTTGCAGATCGGCGCGTTTCGCGACTTCCGGGCCTTTGTGATTCACGGAAGCGGGGAATGTGACGTGACCACCGCGAGCTCCTGGACTGTGGAGGCGCCAATGCCAGCCGGCGTGCTCTCGATCAGCAGCTCGCCCCCCAACGAGGGCAGGGCGACCGCGGGGGCGGTCGCGGGCGGAGGCAGCGCCAACATCAAGGTCACCTTCCTGGCTCTGTCCGACGTGCGCGGGCTGAGCATCAGCGGGACCTGCTTCGACGGGCTCAGCATTTCACCGTCGAGCTTGACCGTGAATGCCGGGCGTAGCGGGACGCTGACGGTTTCCGGCAGGCGTTCCGATGGATCGACCACCACCAATGTCGGCGGGGTAACCTGGAGCACGAGCGACAACGGCGTGTGTACCGTAACAGGAGGCACGGTTCAGGGTGTGGCTCCGGGCTCCTGCACGGTGACCGCCTCCCTATCCGGTGGCACCGTGTGCGATCAGGTGACCTCTCCCATCACTGCCACCGCGAGCGTGGCCGTGGACGAGCGGGTGCTGACCGGCATCGCGGTCAGCTGTCCCGAGGTTCCCGCATCCGGGATTCCGGCGCTGTTCATGACCGACTGCATAGCCACGGGCGCGTTCAGCACCGGACCCACAGCCGATATCACGGAGCAGGTGACCTGGAGCTCGAGCCTGGCCGCGGTTGCGGCTGTGAGCAACGACCCCGGAAGCAAGGGTATGGTCACCACCACGACCCCGGGCACCGCGATCATTCAGGCGGCACAAGGCGTCATCGCGGGCACCTTCTCGCTGGCGGTGAACGGGGCGACCCTCGACACCATCACGCTGGCGCCCGGCAGCGCGAGCAAGCCCGTGGGCTTCCAGGAGCAGTTCAAGGCCACCGGGCTCTACATCAACCCGACGCAGCAGTTCGATCTGACGGACCAGGTCACCTGGGCGTCGACCGACGCGACCAAGGTGTCGGTGAGCAGCTCGGGTCTGGCCAGCTTCGTTGCGCAAACGCCCACGCCGAACAGCATCGGATCGGAGGACCCTTCGGTCACGGCCAGCAAGGACGGCAAGACGGGCAGCGCGCTGGCGAACGTGAACGCGGCGACGCTCGCCTCGATCGCCCTCTCGCCTCACCCGGTTACGGTCGCGGAGGGCTTGACCCAGACGTTTACGGCCGAAGGCACCTACTCCGACAACAACACCTCGGACGTGAGCGGGCAGGTCACCTGGTCTACGGCCAATGGCAATGTGGCCACCGTAGACTCCTCCGGCGTCGCGATCGGAGCGGGCCAGGGCAGCACGCAAGTGCGGGCCACCCTCGGCCAGGTGTTCGGCGAGGCGACCATTACGGTCAGCAGCGCCTGCATCACGGGCATCACGATACAGCCCGCAACGTTGGGGCGACCTGCCGGCGTGCCGGTGCAGTTCGTGGCAACGGCCCTCCTGTCGGACGGACCCACCATCGATGTGACCGACGCTGCGGAATCGGCGTGGTCGAGCAGCGAGCCGGGGGTCATGCCTGCCCCCTCGAGCGCGAACAGCTACAGGCCTGTCACCACGGCCCCGGGTTCATCGACGGTCAGCCTCACCTACACAAGCAGCGCGCTGTGCACGAACGTGGGTAGCGGCGGCGCGCTGACGGTAAACGTGCCCGTGACGGTAAGCTCGGCTTCCCTGACCAGCATCAGCATCTCGCCTGACGGCGCGGATGTTCCGGTCGGCACCACGCTGCAGTACATGGCGGCCGGCAACTACAGCGACGGCACCACCCACGACATCACCAGCGTGGTGACGTGGCAGAGCCTCAATGCCACCGCGCTGGCGGAGCAGGGCGGCGGTAGGATGCGCGGGGTGAACGAGACCGGCGGCTTGACCGTCCTGGTATCGGCGTCGTTAGGTACGCTGGAAGCCACGGTCAACGCTCGCGTAACTTCGGGCGTGCTGAGCAGCATCGCGCTCAGCGCCGAGGACAGCACGGCGGCCGATTGTGCGCTGAGTTCGACCGTGAGTCCCTCGCATCCGGCCGGAGGTCGCAGGCTCATGGCTCACGCCATGGGCACCTTCTCGGACGGCCGCACGGCCCCCCTCATCGGCCAGGTGACCTGGTCTTCCAGCGACGACGCGATAGCCACGGTCGATTCAACCGGTATGATCACCACCGGTAGCGCAGGCAGCGTTACGATCACGGCGACCAGTGGCAGCACGACCGCCAATATGACGCTCAGCGTCGTTGGCGGCGCGGCGTCGAACCTGTTCATCAACAACGGTGCGCCCGAAGCGAGGGTCGTGCTTGGCAACACCGAGACCAGTCTGTACGCCGAGGTCACGCTGGGCGGGGTGCAGTATTGCGTCAGCCGAGATACCAACTGGAGCTCCGCAAACACCGGCGTCGTCGATGTCAGCAACGCTGCCGGCAGCGAGGGTCTGCTGACCACGGTAGCTGTCGACACGGCCAACGTTACGGCGACGTTGGGCACGCTCATGGACGTGATTCCGGTTGTGGTGTCCAACGAGACGCTGAGCTCGGTCGAGGTGCTGCCGAGCACGCTGGCCCTGTCCGTGGGCGGCACCGGTCAGCTGCGGGCTTGGGGTGTCTTCAGCGCCGGAACTCGCAACGAGATTACCTCTGATGCGAGCACGACGTGGTCTACGCCAGCGTCCAGCTCCGCCACGGTAAGCAGCGAAGGGCTCGTGACGTGCGGCTCGGCTGGCACCACCACCGTGACGGCGAGCGCTCCCTCGGGCAGCGGAGGCATGCCTGCGGGCACGGCGACGGTTACCTGCCAGTAG
- a CDS encoding sigma-70 family RNA polymerase sigma factor: MNPASACIETQPIRCARQSFGSLAAKYRNLVRSHLARLGVTASSLDDAQQDVLVGVWLGQAKFARRSSVGTWISGVCRNVASEYKRRAQRQRKLEYIDGRQPSSASSPEQRCAWTQEARRVGRLLQGLDHTRRDTLIEVALEHRAVAEVAREQGVTPAAVYARLRSARSLLERQLRILEARDRSHLTAIPNAAT, encoded by the coding sequence ATGAATCCAGCTTCTGCTTGTATCGAGACCCAGCCTATCCGATGCGCGCGGCAGAGTTTCGGATCGCTTGCAGCCAAGTATCGTAACCTGGTCCGAAGCCACCTGGCCCGCCTTGGTGTCACAGCGTCGAGCCTGGACGACGCGCAACAGGACGTGCTTGTCGGTGTTTGGCTCGGGCAGGCAAAGTTTGCTCGACGCTCGAGCGTGGGCACCTGGATCTCCGGTGTGTGTCGCAACGTCGCCTCCGAGTACAAACGCCGGGCGCAACGGCAGCGAAAGCTGGAGTACATCGATGGCAGGCAGCCCAGCTCGGCGAGCAGTCCCGAGCAGCGCTGTGCCTGGACACAAGAAGCGAGGCGGGTCGGACGACTCCTGCAAGGCCTCGATCACACCAGGCGCGACACGCTAATCGAGGTGGCCCTGGAGCATCGGGCTGTCGCCGAGGTTGCCCGCGAGCAGGGTGTCACGCCCGCAGCCGTGTACGCACGTTTGCGGTCGGCGCGGTCGCTGCTCGAGCGGCAACTGCGCATCCTGGAAGCCCGAGACCGCTCGCACCTCACCGCGATCCCAAACGCCGCCACCTAA
- the moaB gene encoding molybdenum cofactor biosynthesis protein B, giving the protein MPKLDETRPFRPVNIAILTVSDTRSEQSDRSGATLEERARADGHNVVARCIVTDDQQAIESQLRRWIADSNVEVVISTGGTGVTARDVTPEAFQALYDKEIPGFGEAFRWLSYEQIGISTIQSRCTGGITQGTFLFALPGSPGACRDGWDQILRHQLDYRFRPCNFVELMPRAAPARSGD; this is encoded by the coding sequence ATGCCCAAGCTCGACGAAACGCGCCCATTCAGGCCAGTGAACATCGCCATCCTGACCGTCTCGGACACTCGCTCCGAGCAGAGCGACAGGTCCGGAGCCACGCTCGAGGAGCGGGCCCGAGCCGACGGTCACAACGTAGTTGCGCGCTGCATCGTGACGGACGACCAGCAGGCTATCGAATCGCAGCTGCGACGCTGGATCGCCGACAGCAACGTCGAGGTCGTCATCAGCACGGGGGGAACCGGGGTCACCGCCAGGGATGTCACCCCGGAAGCATTCCAAGCGCTATACGACAAAGAGATCCCGGGCTTCGGAGAGGCTTTCCGTTGGCTGAGCTACGAGCAAATCGGCATCTCCACCATCCAGTCGCGCTGCACGGGCGGCATCACCCAAGGGACCTTCCTCTTCGCATTGCCCGGATCTCCGGGGGCCTGCCGCGACGGCTGGGACCAGATCCTGCGCCATCAGCTGGACTATCGGTTCCGCCCCTGCAACTTCGTGGAGCTCATGCCGCGAGCCGCTCCCGCACGGTCCGGCGACTGA
- the purD gene encoding phosphoribosylamine--glycine ligase — protein MRTIVIGSGGREHALAWKLSQSPEVSSVLCAPGNAGTAAITQSVEVSVGDNEAIVACARAHAADLVVVGPEAPLVNGVTDALAAAGIRAFGPSRRAARLEGSKIFAKRFMTRHAIPTADWAAFSDPQQAEAHLQRRQQPPVVKADGLAAGKGVVVPATHAEALQAIDQMMRGRRFGEAGARVVLEERLTGQEVSYHVVADGKHYVPLAAAQDHKRLLDADRGPNTGGMGAYSPPPLVTPELERKILQRIVEPTLAGMASEDMPYRGALFLGLMIVEGEPLVLEYNVRFGDPETQVLMSRWHGDILPLLDGAVRGELAGFAAAWGAPASVCVVLASAGYPFSQAASVPIAGVEHAAGGAGVEVFHAATRSERGQLVTAGGRVLGVTARGPGVTEAATRAYAAADCIEFEGKQYRSDIGWGARLAQ, from the coding sequence ATGAGGACCATAGTGATCGGCAGCGGGGGCAGGGAACACGCGTTGGCGTGGAAGCTGAGCCAGTCGCCCGAGGTAAGCAGCGTGCTTTGCGCTCCGGGCAACGCGGGAACGGCTGCCATCACGCAGTCGGTCGAGGTTTCGGTGGGGGACAACGAGGCGATCGTGGCGTGTGCTCGCGCGCATGCGGCCGATTTGGTTGTGGTGGGACCCGAGGCTCCGCTGGTGAACGGCGTCACGGACGCCTTGGCGGCGGCGGGGATCCGGGCGTTCGGACCCTCCCGCCGAGCGGCGCGTCTCGAGGGCTCGAAGATCTTCGCGAAGCGGTTCATGACCCGGCACGCTATCCCTACGGCCGATTGGGCTGCCTTCAGCGATCCGCAGCAGGCGGAAGCTCATCTGCAGCGTCGCCAGCAGCCTCCGGTGGTCAAGGCGGACGGCCTGGCCGCAGGCAAGGGGGTGGTCGTGCCAGCCACGCACGCCGAGGCGCTGCAGGCGATCGATCAGATGATGCGCGGGCGCAGGTTCGGCGAGGCCGGCGCGCGCGTGGTGCTCGAAGAGCGCTTGACGGGGCAGGAGGTCAGCTACCACGTTGTGGCCGACGGCAAGCACTACGTGCCCCTGGCCGCGGCCCAGGACCACAAGCGGCTGCTGGATGCCGATCGGGGCCCCAATACGGGCGGCATGGGTGCGTACTCGCCGCCTCCGCTGGTTACACCGGAGCTCGAGCGCAAGATCCTGCAGCGAATCGTAGAGCCCACCCTGGCCGGTATGGCCAGCGAGGATATGCCCTATCGCGGCGCTCTCTTCCTCGGGCTCATGATCGTGGAGGGCGAGCCGCTGGTACTCGAGTACAACGTGCGCTTCGGCGATCCCGAGACCCAGGTGCTGATGAGCCGCTGGCACGGGGACATCTTGCCCTTGCTCGATGGCGCTGTGCGAGGCGAGCTCGCGGGCTTTGCGGCTGCCTGGGGGGCGCCGGCGTCCGTGTGTGTGGTGCTCGCCTCCGCGGGCTATCCGTTCAGCCAAGCTGCGAGCGTTCCTATCGCTGGGGTCGAGCACGCCGCAGGAGGGGCGGGTGTCGAGGTCTTCCACGCGGCTACCCGCAGCGAGCGCGGGCAGCTGGTGACCGCGGGCGGACGTGTGCTCGGCGTAACCGCCAGGGGGCCTGGAGTGACCGAAGCCGCCACACGTGCCTATGCGGCCGCCGACTGTATCGAATTCGAGGGCAAGCAGTACCGCAGCGACATCGGCTGGGGCGCCCGGCTAGCGCAGTGA
- a CDS encoding threonylcarbamoyl-AMP synthase — translation MIAADELEALVDVLRGGGVVACATETQMGLLADALSEAAVAKVCLLKNRPDGVPLAVLIPSPRSVSAVAREFPEAASSLADRCWPGPLTVLVRVRAGLPAALSKDGKIGVRIPGPSPARELVRAFGSPLTATSANLSGQAVARDGEHARVVFGAELDAAVAGTAPGGLPSTVVDTTVHPPQLVRRGAVRIDGGGSDR, via the coding sequence GTGATCGCCGCCGACGAGCTCGAGGCACTAGTCGATGTGCTCCGAGGCGGAGGGGTTGTTGCGTGCGCGACCGAGACCCAGATGGGGCTTCTCGCCGACGCCCTGAGCGAAGCGGCGGTCGCCAAGGTGTGCCTGCTAAAGAACCGTCCCGACGGCGTGCCGCTTGCGGTGCTGATCCCGTCGCCACGCAGTGTTTCTGCGGTGGCGAGGGAGTTCCCCGAGGCGGCCAGCTCGCTCGCGGACCGCTGCTGGCCAGGACCGCTGACTGTGCTCGTGCGGGTGCGCGCCGGTTTGCCAGCCGCCCTGAGCAAGGACGGCAAGATCGGGGTGCGGATTCCGGGGCCCAGCCCAGCTCGCGAGCTCGTGCGTGCCTTCGGCTCACCGCTGACGGCCACCAGCGCCAATCTGAGCGGGCAGGCCGTGGCCCGGGACGGCGAGCACGCCCGAGTGGTTTTCGGCGCCGAGCTCGACGCCGCCGTCGCCGGCACCGCGCCCGGCGGGCTGCCCTCCACCGTGGTCGACACCACGGTGCATCCGCCGCAGCTGGTTCGGCGCGGCGCGGTTCGAATTGATGGCGGCGGTTCGGATCGATAG